In Ailuropoda melanoleuca isolate Jingjing unplaced genomic scaffold, ASM200744v2 unplaced-scaffold2262, whole genome shotgun sequence, a single window of DNA contains:
- the LOC117798038 gene encoding dual oxidase maturation factor 2-like, which yields LSCSVPGGAQLQDPGCPPFPRPPFAGTPVQQLEETIDYKEHFNWRLGENYAEEYSKALEKGLRDPVLYLAEKFTPSSPCGLYRQYRLAGHSASATLWVVFCFWLLSNALLSMPVPLYGGLALLTTAPSRSSPSSPSPPSPACHSARSASAPPRSPLTKVLPFGSPWPLVRTKGRIPGGWGVKDYGSQVKGSLPLILNNPLHKQFGALDFTISTNL from the exons CTTAGTTGCAGCGTCCCGGGTGGTGCGCAGCTCCAGGACCCCGGCTGCCCTCCCTTCCCNCGCCCTCCCTTCGCAGggaccccagtgcagcagctggAGGAGACCATAGACTACAAGGAGCATTTCAACTGGCGTCTGGGTGAGAACTATGCCGAGGAGTACTCGAAAGCACTGGAGAAGGGGCTGCGGGATCCAGTTCTCTACTTGGCGGAGAAGTTCACGCCGAGCAGCCCCTGCGGGCTCTACCGCCAGTACCGCCTGGCGGGACACTCTGCCTCCGCCACGCTGTG GGTGGTGTTCTGCTTCTGGCTCCTCTCCAACGCTCTGCTCTCCATGCCGGTCCCGCTCTACGGAGGCCTGGCTCTCCTGACCACCGCGCCTTCACGCTCCTCTCCATCTTCGCCTTCACCTCCATCTCCAGCATGCCACTCTGCCCGCTCCGCCTCGGCTCCTCCACGCTCACCACTCACTAAGGTGCTGCCTTTTGGGTCACCCTGGCCACTGGTGAGGACCAAGGGGCGGATTccgggaggctgggg TGTCAAGGACTATGGTAGCCAGGTGAAAGGGAGCTTGCCTCTCATCCTGAACAACCCACTGCATAAGCAGTTTGGAGCCCTGGACTTCACGATCAGTACTAACCTTTGA
- the LOC117798035 gene encoding LOW QUALITY PROTEIN: dual oxidase maturation factor 1-like (The sequence of the model RefSeq protein was modified relative to this genomic sequence to represent the inferred CDS: inserted 2 bases in 1 codon), giving the protein MNFSSEWFVGRVSTNTSYKAFSSEWISADVGLQVGLGGVNITLTGTPVQQLNEIINYNEKFTWRLGENXAEEYAKALEKGLPDPVLYLAEKFTPNSPCGLHSQYRLAGHYTSAMLWVAFLCWLLANVMLSMPVLVYGGHMLLATGIFQLLGLLFFSTATSLTSPCALHLGTATLHTHHGPAFWITLTTGLLCMLLGLAKAVAHRMRPQRLKAXKACFNQSTGDDPRLEWNSEEGGLLSPRYQSTAESPEPQDIPLSEASSEACCMEERRREPDCAL; this is encoded by the exons ATCATACAAGGCCTTCAGTTCCGAATGGATCAGCGCTGATGTTGGGCTGCAGGTTGGTCTAGGAGGAGTCAACATTACACTCACAG ggaccccagtgcagcagctgaATGAGATCATCAATTACAATGAGAAGTTCACCTGGCGCCTGGGTGAAAA TGCTGAGGAGTATGCAAAGGCACTGGAGAAGGGGCTGCCGGACCCCGTGCTCTACCTGGCTGAGAAGTTCACCCCAAACAGCCCATGTGGTCTACACAGCCAGTATCGCCTGGCGGGACACTATACCTCAGCCATGCTCTG GGTGGCATtcctctgctggctgctggccaATGTGATGCTGTCCATGCCCGTGCTGGTCTATGGTGGCCACATGCTGCTGGCCACAGGCATCTTCCAGCTGTTGGGACTACTCTTCTTCTCCACGGCCACATCACTCACATCACCCTGTGCCCTGCACCTGGGTACTGCTACGCTGCACACTCACCACGGGCCTGCCTTCTGGATCACATTGACCACAG GACTGCTTTGTATGCTGCTCGGGCTGGCAAAGGCTGTGGCCCACAGGATGCGGCCCCAAAGGCTGAAGGCTTTNAAGGCTTGCTTCAACCAGAGTACAGGGGATGATCCTAGACTGGAGTGGAATTCTGAGGAAGGGGGACTCCTGAGCCCCCGATACCAGTCCACAGCTGAGAGTCCTGAGCCCCAGGACATTCCTTTGTCAGAGGCTTCCTCTGAGGCATGCTGTATGGAGGAGCGTCGCAGAGAGCCTGACTGTGCCCTATAG
- the LOC117798037 gene encoding dual oxidase 2-like, which translates to MLCARPEAVVLLGALLTASLDPAGGRDSLPLSWEVQRYDGWFNNLRHHERGAAGFRLQRLVPANYADGVYQALAEPLLPNPRLLSDAAMRGTAGQPSLRNRTVLGVFFGESKVGGHRG; encoded by the exons ATGCTCTGCGCAAGGCCAGAGGCAGTGGTGCTCCTGGGAGCTCTGCTGACTGCATCTCTGGATCCAGCGG GCGGCCGGGACTCACTCCCACTGTCCTGGGAAGTGCAGCGCTATGACGGCTGGTTCAACAACCTGAGGCATCACGAGCGTGGCGCAGCCG GCTTCCGACTGCAGCGCCTCGTGCCAGCCAATTACGCGGATGGCGTTTATCAGGCTCTGGCGGAGCCGCTGCTGCCCAACCCGCGCCTACTCAGCGACGCCGCCATGCGAGGCACCGCCGGGCAGCCATCCCTCCGCAACCGCACCGTGCTGGGGGTCTTCTTTGGTGAGAGCAAAGTGGGAGGACACCGGGGGTGA